One window from the genome of Acidihalobacter ferrooxydans encodes:
- a CDS encoding ABC-F family ATPase has product MITASNITMQFGAKPLFEDISVKFGDGNRYGLIGANGAGKSTFIKILGGDLEPTSGNVSLEDNLRMGKLRQDQFAFEKFSVLDTVIMGHTELWAVKHERDAIYAKPEMTEADGLRAAELEVAFAEYDGYSAEARAGELLLGVGIPVEQHEGPMSAVAPGWKLRVLLAQALFADPDVLLLDEPTNNLDINTIRWLEGVLNDRNSTMIIISHDRHFLNSVCTHMADMDYGTLSVYPGNYDEYMLASTQARERMVADNAKKKAQIAELQSFVNRFSANASKAKQATSRARQIEKIQLEEIKPSSRMSPYIRFEQDKKLYRRVLSVRKLEQGYGDDAPLLHNFSLSVETGERVAIIGPNGIGKTTLLRTLIGELEPRGGVVQWAENARVGYYAQDHAADFATDLPLMEWLAQWRQPGDDEQVLRGTLGRLLFSQDEIKKPANCISGGEQGRMLFGRLMLQKPNVLVMDEPTNHLDMESIESLNLALENYPGTLLFVSHDREFVSSLATRIIEFSESGVTDFSGSYEDYLRSLEPETPPRQVKRKR; this is encoded by the coding sequence GTGATCACCGCGTCAAACATTACCATGCAGTTCGGCGCCAAGCCGCTGTTCGAGGATATTTCCGTCAAGTTCGGCGACGGCAACCGTTACGGCCTGATCGGCGCGAACGGCGCTGGCAAGTCAACGTTCATCAAGATTCTCGGCGGCGACCTGGAGCCGACTTCCGGCAACGTGTCGCTGGAGGACAATTTGCGCATGGGCAAGCTGCGCCAGGATCAGTTCGCCTTCGAAAAATTCAGCGTGCTCGACACGGTGATCATGGGTCACACCGAACTCTGGGCGGTCAAGCATGAGCGCGACGCGATCTATGCCAAACCGGAAATGACCGAGGCTGACGGGCTGCGCGCTGCCGAACTGGAGGTAGCCTTCGCCGAGTACGACGGCTACAGCGCCGAGGCGCGCGCCGGCGAATTGCTGCTCGGCGTGGGCATCCCGGTGGAGCAGCACGAGGGGCCGATGAGCGCGGTTGCGCCGGGCTGGAAGCTGCGTGTGTTGCTGGCGCAGGCGCTGTTTGCCGATCCCGACGTGTTGTTGCTTGACGAGCCGACCAACAATCTCGACATCAATACGATCCGCTGGCTGGAAGGCGTGCTCAACGATCGCAACAGCACCATGATCATCATCTCCCATGACCGCCATTTCCTGAACAGCGTGTGCACACACATGGCGGACATGGATTACGGCACGCTGAGCGTCTACCCCGGCAACTACGACGAATACATGCTGGCCTCGACCCAGGCGCGCGAGCGCATGGTCGCCGACAACGCCAAGAAAAAGGCGCAGATCGCCGAGTTGCAATCCTTCGTCAACCGCTTTTCGGCCAACGCCTCCAAGGCCAAACAGGCGACCTCGCGCGCGCGGCAGATCGAAAAGATCCAGCTTGAGGAAATCAAGCCGTCGAGCCGCATGAGCCCGTACATTCGCTTCGAGCAGGACAAGAAGCTGTACCGCCGCGTGCTGTCGGTGCGCAAGCTGGAGCAGGGCTACGGCGACGATGCGCCGTTGCTGCACAATTTCAGCCTGTCGGTGGAAACCGGCGAGCGTGTGGCCATCATCGGGCCGAACGGCATTGGCAAAACCACGCTGCTGCGCACCCTGATTGGCGAGTTGGAGCCCAGGGGCGGCGTCGTACAGTGGGCCGAGAACGCGCGGGTCGGCTATTACGCACAGGATCATGCCGCCGATTTCGCCACCGATCTGCCGCTGATGGAGTGGCTGGCTCAATGGCGTCAGCCGGGCGACGACGAGCAGGTGCTGCGCGGCACGCTCGGGCGGCTGCTGTTTTCCCAGGACGAAATCAAGAAGCCGGCCAATTGCATTTCCGGCGGCGAGCAGGGCCGCATGCTGTTCGGCAGGCTGATGCTGCAAAAGCCCAACGTATTGGTCATGGACGAGCCGACCAATCACCTGGACATGGAGTCCATCGAGTCGCTCAATCTGGCGCTGGAGAACTATCCGGGCACGCTGCTTTTCGTCAGCCACGACCGCGAGTTCGTGTCCTCGCTGGCAACGCGAATCATTGAATTCAGCGAGTCGGGCGTGACCGACTTCAGCGGCTCGTACGAGGATTATCTGCGCAGTCTCGAACCCGAAACCCCGCCCAGGCAGGTCAAGCGCAAGCGTTAA
- a CDS encoding MBL fold metallo-hydrolase RNA specificity domain-containing protein: MKLSFYGADRDVTGSCHLLEAQGKRILIGGAERIKLFGDTIQVRVPLHAINGFSAHADRDEWLTWHSARHPARTILVHGEEKALRSFAEHLHGTSVDMPRKGDEIVL; this comes from the coding sequence ATGAAGCTTTCATTCTACGGCGCTGACCGCGATGTCACCGGCTCTTGTCACCTGCTCGAAGCGCAGGGCAAACGCATCCTCATCGGCGGTGCCGAGCGCATCAAACTCTTCGGCGACACTATTCAGGTGCGCGTGCCGTTACACGCCATCAACGGTTTTTCCGCTCACGCAGACCGCGACGAATGGCTCACCTGGCACAGCGCACGGCATCCCGCTCGAACCATTCTCGTGCACGGTGAGGAAAAGGCCCTGCGCAGCTTCGCCGAACACCTTCACGGCACCTCGGTCGACATGCCGCGCAAAGGCGACGAAATCGTCCTATGA
- a CDS encoding sulfite exporter TauE/SafE family protein, whose protein sequence is MKPALRLFASGLITGFGGGLASLGGGTLLIPLLTEWIGMSQLEARGTAMAAAFFTAITGAVVYGLHGNVDWRTLLWTGLPALICAPLAARLSAHWPQLMLRRLFGVIVLLGAAALLLKGGPHDGFAAGWPLAWMIAVGILAGTVAGVVGVSGGPVLAPLFVLGLGMAQQLAQGSSLVSRLPAILGGVAEDQREHAVRWRALPWLAAGIVLGTILGGILAIHLPEHVLRTLFAILLVLLGLHELTGRKLHSHTEHRPHGTYP, encoded by the coding sequence ATGAAACCCGCTCTGCGCCTCTTCGCCAGCGGGCTGATCACCGGTTTCGGCGGCGGCCTGGCCAGCCTCGGCGGCGGCACGCTGCTGATCCCGCTACTGACAGAATGGATTGGCATGAGCCAGCTGGAAGCACGCGGCACGGCCATGGCAGCCGCGTTTTTCACGGCCATCACCGGCGCTGTCGTATACGGCCTGCATGGCAACGTGGACTGGCGCACGCTGCTCTGGACCGGCCTGCCAGCGCTGATCTGCGCGCCGCTTGCAGCCCGCCTGTCCGCCCACTGGCCGCAGCTCATGCTGCGCCGGCTGTTTGGTGTGATAGTCCTGCTCGGCGCCGCGGCACTCTTGCTCAAGGGTGGCCCGCACGACGGCTTCGCCGCGGGTTGGCCGCTCGCGTGGATGATCGCAGTCGGCATCCTCGCCGGCACCGTGGCCGGCGTGGTCGGTGTCAGTGGCGGGCCGGTGCTCGCGCCGCTGTTCGTGCTCGGCCTGGGCATGGCGCAACAACTCGCGCAAGGCTCTTCGCTGGTCTCGCGCCTGCCGGCCATTCTCGGCGGCGTGGCCGAAGATCAGCGCGAACACGCGGTACGCTGGCGCGCCCTGCCCTGGCTGGCCGCCGGCATCGTGTTGGGCACGATCCTCGGCGGCATACTGGCCATCCATCTGCCCGAACACGTGCTACGCACACTGTTCGCCATTCTTCTCGTGCTGCTTGGACTGCACGAACTCACCGGGCGCAAACTGCATTCTCACACCGAACACCGCCCTCACGGCACTTACCCATAA
- a CDS encoding universal stress protein codes for MSLYHRIIVPMDDSLAAHAGLRAAIDLAQDQQAALKIIAVVDEASEGYSGGELGWIPPAEMNSEMESGARQLLQEAEQRAVAAGLSPESELIVAPDGHVARHIGAAATAWQADLIVLGTHGRHGFSRWLLGSTTENLLRGLAIALHIVPCTQAESART; via the coding sequence ATGAGTCTCTACCATCGCATTATTGTCCCCATGGACGACAGCCTGGCCGCCCACGCCGGACTGCGTGCCGCCATCGATCTCGCCCAGGACCAGCAGGCCGCACTCAAGATCATCGCCGTGGTCGACGAAGCCAGCGAGGGTTACAGCGGTGGCGAACTCGGCTGGATTCCGCCGGCCGAGATGAATTCGGAAATGGAGTCCGGCGCCCGTCAACTGCTGCAAGAGGCGGAACAAAGAGCCGTCGCCGCCGGACTGAGCCCGGAGAGCGAACTCATCGTTGCGCCGGACGGCCATGTCGCACGGCACATTGGCGCTGCGGCCACGGCCTGGCAGGCCGATCTGATCGTGCTCGGAACCCACGGCCGCCACGGCTTCTCGCGCTGGCTGCTCGGCAGCACCACCGAGAATCTGCTCCGCGGGCTTGCGATCGCCTTGCACATCGTGCCCTGCACCCAGGCGGAGTCGGCACGCACATGA
- a CDS encoding YidH family protein: protein MIDNFRDHAANERTYLAWIRTAIALMAFGFVIEKFDLFLRYIGAATSVHFPTQGVRAEGAGLLLIATGLVLVALATWGFLRNRRLIDSSEHLLYRGTWLNLALGGTVALMGLFLVAYVARELLT from the coding sequence ATGATTGACAACTTTCGCGACCACGCCGCCAATGAACGAACCTATCTGGCCTGGATTCGCACCGCTATCGCGCTCATGGCCTTCGGCTTTGTCATCGAGAAATTCGATCTGTTCCTGCGCTATATCGGCGCTGCCACTAGCGTGCACTTCCCCACACAGGGAGTGCGCGCCGAGGGTGCCGGCCTGTTGCTGATCGCCACCGGGCTGGTTCTGGTCGCGCTGGCGACCTGGGGCTTTCTGCGCAACCGGCGGCTCATCGACAGCTCCGAACACCTGCTCTACCGCGGTACCTGGCTCAACCTGGCACTCGGCGGCACGGTGGCGCTCATGGGGCTGTTTCTGGTTGCCTACGTCGCCCGCGAACTACTGACATGA
- a CDS encoding DsrE family protein: MSEEAPDLVIILITGKENPKRLPSAFFMASTAAAMEQSVVMYFTGPATELLKAGEAEKVFPLEGGKSVAQFMDLALENGVRIIGCQQSLDLNGMTKDDLGMELPLLTPSMAMPTLGAAGRVLTW, encoded by the coding sequence ATGTCCGAAGAAGCACCAGATCTGGTCATCATTCTGATCACAGGAAAGGAAAATCCGAAGCGTCTGCCTTCGGCGTTTTTCATGGCGTCTACCGCTGCGGCGATGGAGCAGAGTGTGGTGATGTACTTCACCGGCCCGGCCACCGAACTGCTTAAAGCGGGCGAAGCCGAGAAGGTTTTCCCGCTCGAAGGCGGCAAGAGCGTCGCCCAGTTCATGGACCTCGCGCTGGAGAACGGCGTGCGGATCATCGGTTGCCAGCAGTCGCTGGATCTCAACGGCATGACCAAGGACGATCTGGGCATGGAGCTGCCGCTGCTTACGCCGAGCATGGCCATGCCCACCCTGGGTGCCGCCGGCCGGGTGTTGACCTGGTAA
- a CDS encoding 1-phosphofructokinase family hexose kinase codes for MTHEPLPPVVTLTLNPCVDVSYDIAHLIEDQKVHATANRYDPGGNGINVARALKRLHVPAHACCVVAGEIGQLFERLVAHELDHPHCLRIEGETRVNVTIQQSEPRAQFEVSGLGPPLSALARQELVDEVLGLTGGGYAVLTGSLCPSVDAGFYAELAQQLRLQAAHPVIDTQGAALAQVIDARPFLIKPNRYEVEQLVGRALPELVDVAKAACELQSRGIDYVCVSLGGAGALLADGEHTYHARAPEVAVASTVGAGDSMLAGLLTALARSEGPAEALRLGLACGSGTAMQPGTELFEYNQMQTLLGRVDVVRVDHCMHA; via the coding sequence GTGACCCACGAACCACTCCCGCCTGTCGTCACGCTCACCCTCAACCCCTGCGTCGACGTGAGCTACGACATCGCGCACCTGATCGAAGACCAGAAAGTCCACGCCACCGCCAATCGCTATGACCCCGGCGGCAACGGCATCAACGTCGCCCGTGCGCTCAAGCGTCTGCACGTCCCGGCACACGCCTGCTGCGTGGTCGCCGGTGAGATCGGGCAATTGTTCGAACGGCTGGTCGCACATGAACTCGACCATCCCCATTGCCTGCGTATCGAAGGCGAGACGCGGGTCAACGTCACGATTCAGCAAAGCGAACCGCGCGCGCAGTTCGAAGTCAGCGGCCTCGGCCCGCCGCTCAGCGCCCTCGCCCGACAGGAACTGGTCGACGAGGTTCTCGGCCTGACCGGCGGCGGCTACGCCGTGCTCACCGGCTCGCTCTGCCCCAGCGTGGACGCGGGTTTCTACGCCGAACTCGCGCAACAACTGCGACTCCAGGCCGCCCATCCGGTCATCGACACCCAGGGCGCCGCGCTCGCCCAGGTCATTGATGCGCGGCCGTTCCTGATCAAGCCCAACCGCTACGAAGTCGAACAGCTTGTCGGGCGTGCGCTACCCGAGCTGGTGGACGTCGCGAAGGCGGCCTGCGAACTGCAATCGCGCGGCATCGACTACGTCTGCGTTTCGCTCGGCGGCGCTGGCGCACTGCTGGCCGACGGCGAGCACACCTACCATGCGCGTGCGCCGGAAGTTGCCGTCGCATCCACCGTCGGCGCAGGAGACTCCATGCTCGCCGGGTTGCTGACCGCACTGGCCCGCAGCGAAGGTCCGGCCGAAGCCTTGCGCCTCGGCCTGGCCTGCGGCAGCGGCACCGCCATGCAGCCCGGCACCGAACTGTTCGAGTACAACCAGATGCAGACACTACTGGGGCGCGTGGATGTCGTGCGCGTCGACCACTGCATGCATGCCTAA
- a CDS encoding TetR/AcrR family transcriptional regulator, with translation MQAARQRCPETTRQNLLDAAHREIYVHGFQGASLERILTDTGLSKGALYHHFTTKQALGLAVIEEVIGARLRREWIEPVARAPQPLRMLRELIEHKQQKATGLSIRLGCDLNNLMQEMSPLDETFRNALAQLIQAWRTALQDALERAQAAGEVRADADCARAALFIVAAVEGCTGVSKNQHDVTDYRACLDGVKEYLISLQA, from the coding sequence ATGCAAGCCGCTCGCCAACGCTGCCCGGAAACCACGCGCCAAAACCTGCTTGATGCCGCGCATCGGGAGATTTACGTGCACGGTTTTCAGGGCGCCAGCCTGGAACGCATCCTCACCGACACCGGTCTGAGCAAGGGTGCGCTCTATCACCACTTCACGACCAAGCAGGCGCTCGGTCTCGCCGTGATCGAAGAAGTCATCGGCGCGCGGCTGCGGCGCGAATGGATAGAACCTGTCGCGCGCGCCCCGCAGCCGTTGCGGATGCTGCGCGAACTGATCGAACACAAGCAGCAAAAAGCCACCGGACTGTCGATCCGCCTCGGCTGCGATCTCAACAATCTGATGCAGGAGATGAGCCCGCTGGACGAGACGTTTCGCAACGCGCTGGCGCAGCTCATCCAAGCCTGGCGGACAGCACTCCAGGACGCCCTGGAACGCGCGCAGGCCGCGGGCGAAGTGCGCGCCGATGCCGACTGCGCCCGCGCGGCACTTTTTATCGTCGCCGCGGTCGAAGGCTGTACCGGCGTGAGCAAGAATCAGCACGACGTGACTGACTATCGCGCCTGCCTTGACGGCGTCAAGGAATACCTCATCAGCCTGCAAGCCTGA
- a CDS encoding dienelactone hydrolase family protein: MSQSTSSVSQSWVDLAPDLRGYFAYPDDDKAHPALIVFIEAFGINAHFKQLAARLAQAGYATLIPDIFHGKSYDYADRDNAVGHLRTLNDAQVMTEANAALDYLQTCAQATDAVGILGFCMGGRYAFLANAELSARIRATAAFYGGGIAPEQDPIGRKPLLDRIPEMQTPLLLQYGSADHSITPAEHARIVQALGTADKRYTLDLYPGAGHGFFCDDRPTYHAEAAAQGWHRILDFFNQHLGD, translated from the coding sequence ATGTCTCAATCCACATCCTCTGTTTCCCAATCCTGGGTCGATCTCGCCCCCGATCTGCGCGGTTACTTCGCCTATCCCGACGACGACAAGGCCCATCCGGCGCTGATCGTGTTCATCGAAGCCTTTGGCATCAATGCGCATTTCAAGCAGCTAGCCGCACGCCTCGCGCAGGCCGGCTACGCCACGCTCATTCCCGACATTTTCCACGGCAAGAGTTACGACTACGCCGACCGCGACAACGCCGTCGGCCATTTGCGCACCCTGAACGACGCGCAGGTCATGACGGAAGCCAATGCAGCGCTGGACTACCTGCAAACCTGTGCGCAGGCCACCGACGCTGTTGGCATCCTGGGCTTCTGCATGGGCGGACGCTATGCCTTCCTCGCCAACGCTGAACTCAGCGCCCGCATCCGCGCCACGGCGGCGTTCTACGGCGGTGGCATCGCCCCGGAGCAAGACCCCATAGGCCGCAAGCCCCTGCTCGACCGCATACCCGAAATGCAAACACCGCTGCTGCTGCAATACGGCAGCGCCGACCACTCCATCACCCCGGCCGAACACGCACGTATCGTCCAGGCGCTTGGCACGGCGGACAAGCGTTACACGCTCGACCTGTATCCCGGCGCCGGCCATGGCTTCTTCTGCGATGATCGCCCGACCTACCACGCCGAGGCCGCCGCGCAAGGCTGGCATCGCATCCTCGATTTCTTCAACCAGCACCTTGGAGACTGA
- a CDS encoding DsrE family protein, whose protein sequence is MAKLAIVLLSDMNEPVKVEMALRFALVALKQNRLEDIRFFFFGPGVRVPGQIKDDPTFGPLLEELLDSGITTLACIYNARGLGEEDNLKQAEIQMQAIGADLVDVVDRSYQLMTF, encoded by the coding sequence ATGGCAAAGCTCGCAATCGTTTTACTTTCCGACATGAATGAACCGGTCAAAGTCGAGATGGCACTGCGCTTCGCGCTAGTCGCGCTCAAGCAAAACCGCCTCGAAGACATCCGCTTTTTCTTCTTCGGCCCCGGAGTGCGCGTACCCGGCCAGATCAAGGACGATCCGACATTCGGCCCCTTGCTCGAAGAACTGCTCGACAGCGGCATCACCACCCTCGCCTGTATCTACAATGCGCGCGGTCTCGGCGAGGAAGACAACCTCAAGCAAGCCGAAATCCAGATGCAAGCGATCGGTGCCGACCTGGTCGACGTCGTCGACCGGAGCTACCAGCTCATGACCTTCTGA
- a CDS encoding NADH:flavin oxidoreductase/NADH oxidase, whose translation MSAPLLFTPIRLRGLDIRNRIFVSPMCQYSSTDGMPNDWHLVHLGSRAVGGAGLVMTEAAAVSPEGRISAQDLGIWNDAQAAALRPIADFIRAHGAVPAIQLAHAGRKASTAPPWDGGGPVHASAGGWTPVGASAVAFAEGHHVPHALDEAGIEQIIEQFVNAAQRALHAGFEVVEVHAAHGYLLHSFLSPLSNQREDAWGGSLDNRMRLPLAVASAVRDNWPDDRPVFVRISATDWADGGWDLAQSVVFAERLREHGIDLVDCSSGGLVPDAKIPVAPGFQTPFAQTIRERAEIPTGAVGLITAAEQAEHALATGQADVVLLARELLRDPYWPLHAAHTLGADLDWPQQYARAKPR comes from the coding sequence ATGTCCGCACCCTTGCTGTTCACCCCGATCAGGCTGCGCGGCCTGGACATCCGCAACCGCATCTTTGTCTCGCCCATGTGCCAGTACAGCAGCACCGACGGCATGCCGAACGACTGGCACCTCGTGCACCTCGGCAGTCGCGCCGTCGGCGGCGCCGGTCTGGTCATGACCGAGGCCGCCGCCGTCAGCCCCGAAGGCCGGATCAGCGCGCAGGACCTCGGCATCTGGAACGACGCACAGGCCGCCGCCCTGCGCCCGATCGCCGACTTCATCCGCGCCCACGGCGCAGTGCCGGCAATCCAGCTCGCCCACGCCGGGCGCAAGGCCTCCACGGCACCACCCTGGGACGGTGGCGGCCCGGTTCACGCCAGCGCCGGCGGGTGGACACCGGTCGGCGCCAGCGCGGTCGCGTTTGCCGAAGGGCACCACGTCCCGCACGCGCTGGATGAGGCCGGCATCGAGCAGATCATCGAACAGTTCGTCAATGCCGCGCAGCGTGCCCTGCATGCCGGCTTTGAGGTCGTCGAAGTGCATGCCGCGCACGGCTATCTATTGCACAGCTTTCTCTCGCCATTATCGAACCAGCGCGAGGACGCGTGGGGCGGCAGTCTCGACAACCGCATGCGCCTGCCGCTGGCCGTCGCCTCGGCGGTGCGCGACAACTGGCCCGATGACCGTCCCGTATTCGTGCGTATTTCGGCCACCGACTGGGCCGATGGCGGCTGGGATCTGGCGCAATCGGTCGTGTTCGCCGAGCGCCTGCGGGAACATGGCATCGATCTGGTCGACTGCTCCAGCGGCGGTCTGGTGCCTGATGCGAAAATCCCCGTCGCACCCGGCTTCCAGACGCCGTTCGCGCAGACCATCCGTGAACGGGCCGAAATTCCCACCGGCGCAGTCGGCCTGATCACCGCCGCCGAGCAGGCCGAGCATGCACTCGCCACCGGTCAGGCCGACGTCGTGCTCCTCGCACGCGAATTGCTGCGCGACCCATACTGGCCGCTGCATGCCGCTCACACGCTCGGCGCCGACCTTGACTGGCCGCAACAATATGCCCGCGCCAAACCCCGCTAG
- a CDS encoding putative bifunctional diguanylate cyclase/phosphodiesterase — MAAARPTQDRPATGIALIDTDGIIGGHDACFANLLGRAPRGLKLHDALPVDTHLRERLRQTIDRCLSSSDATPLISRWTHAGIHFRLEVAALDSAAAPFIAILTHEPLPQTLRLLRILQGTANALLTEPTPTAWMRAACSLLVESGGYAQAWIATLQDGNIELLETASATPNPAHEQRPWPTARTLQREPVAEALDRGHPAFLHPADHTTENDTQIDRVEACEHQSVAAYPLRQGVCVTGVMVVYSHPMQTFEETDREALTNIAELIAQGLDHFARNRSRGVSGEPPRITSTLFEASGEGQMVTDEKSVIIAVNPAMTRMTGYREDELLGQTPILLRSGRHDPAFYASLQSDVETQGCWQGEIWDRCQDGTIKPFWLRILRIPPDVGTAPRYISTYTDVTALKTAEARLEHLAHHDALTNLPNRKLLEKCTEQALARAHRHRQRIALLFLDLDGFKRINDSLGHATGDRLLLAIAERLRHHLRKEDTLARLGGDEFVILIENLQRSEQASIVARQLIRAISRDIRLDGQILNLSASIGIAVSPDHGRTPHEMIENADTAMYRAKASGRNTYQYYTHELTQRTRRQLSLEHHLRSALADQEFHLCYQPLIDQRTNAIVGAEALLRWDREGAVTIPPSEFIPLAEERGLIVPIGKWVLEQACRQIGAWSASDIGPLRVAVNVSGRQLDQRGFTRELDDLLLRHQIRPDLLELEVTETLLLHHDNASGLFEYLSQLGLRLSIDDFGTGYSSLSRLTQLHPNTLKIDQSFIQAALENANAAAITTAIIQMAHSLGLEVVAEGVETPEQLQFLRSRSADLIQGYHFSPPLKVHAFEEWVRKHRSRL, encoded by the coding sequence ATGGCCGCAGCCCGCCCAACCCAGGACCGACCCGCAACCGGTATCGCATTGATCGATACCGATGGGATCATCGGCGGCCACGACGCCTGTTTCGCCAACCTGCTCGGACGCGCTCCACGCGGCCTGAAGCTGCACGACGCGCTGCCGGTCGACACACACCTGCGCGAGCGTTTGCGCCAGACGATTGACCGCTGTCTGTCCTCCTCCGATGCGACACCGCTGATCAGCCGCTGGACGCATGCCGGCATTCACTTTCGCCTCGAAGTGGCAGCGCTCGACTCCGCCGCCGCGCCGTTCATCGCCATCCTGACCCATGAGCCCCTGCCGCAGACGCTGCGCCTGCTCCGCATTCTGCAGGGAACCGCCAACGCACTGCTCACCGAACCCACACCCACCGCATGGATGCGCGCAGCATGCAGTCTCCTTGTCGAATCCGGAGGTTACGCACAAGCCTGGATCGCGACCCTGCAAGACGGCAACATCGAACTGCTCGAAACAGCCAGCGCCACACCAAACCCCGCACACGAACAGCGACCCTGGCCAACCGCGCGCACGCTCCAGCGCGAACCCGTCGCCGAAGCCCTTGACCGCGGACACCCGGCATTCCTTCATCCCGCCGATCACACGACTGAAAATGACACCCAGATCGATCGGGTGGAGGCTTGCGAGCATCAATCGGTCGCGGCTTATCCACTCCGCCAGGGTGTATGCGTCACCGGCGTGATGGTGGTCTACTCGCACCCCATGCAAACCTTCGAGGAGACCGACCGCGAGGCGTTGACGAACATCGCCGAACTCATCGCGCAAGGGCTCGACCACTTCGCGCGCAACCGCTCACGCGGTGTTTCCGGCGAACCGCCCCGTATCACCAGCACACTGTTCGAAGCCTCCGGCGAAGGACAGATGGTCACCGACGAAAAATCCGTCATCATCGCAGTCAATCCGGCAATGACCCGAATGACCGGCTACCGCGAGGATGAGCTGCTCGGGCAAACGCCGATTCTGCTCCGTTCCGGGCGTCACGACCCGGCGTTTTATGCCAGCCTGCAGAGCGATGTCGAAACACAGGGATGCTGGCAAGGCGAAATCTGGGACCGTTGCCAAGACGGCACCATCAAACCCTTTTGGCTGCGAATCCTGCGCATTCCCCCCGACGTCGGGACGGCGCCCCGTTACATCAGCACCTACACTGACGTGACCGCCCTCAAAACAGCCGAGGCGCGCCTGGAGCACCTCGCGCATCACGATGCGCTGACCAACCTGCCGAACCGCAAATTGCTCGAAAAATGCACCGAGCAAGCACTGGCCCGCGCCCATCGGCACCGCCAACGAATCGCACTACTGTTTCTGGACCTCGACGGATTCAAGCGGATCAACGACAGTCTCGGTCACGCCACTGGCGACCGTCTCCTGCTGGCCATCGCCGAACGCCTGCGTCATCACCTGCGCAAAGAGGACACCCTTGCCCGCCTGGGCGGCGACGAATTCGTCATCCTGATCGAAAACCTCCAGCGCTCCGAACAGGCCAGCATTGTCGCGCGCCAACTCATCAGGGCCATTTCCCGGGACATCCGGCTCGACGGCCAGATTCTCAACCTGTCCGCCAGCATCGGCATCGCGGTCAGCCCGGACCACGGCCGCACGCCGCATGAAATGATCGAGAATGCGGACACCGCCATGTATCGCGCCAAGGCCAGCGGGCGCAACACCTACCAGTACTACACGCACGAACTGACCCAACGCACGCGGCGCCAGCTCAGCCTCGAACACCACCTGCGCAGCGCCCTTGCAGACCAGGAATTCCACCTCTGCTATCAACCACTGATTGACCAGCGCACTAACGCCATCGTGGGTGCCGAAGCGCTGCTGCGCTGGGATCGCGAGGGCGCCGTCACGATCCCGCCGAGCGAATTCATCCCCCTGGCGGAAGAGCGCGGCTTGATCGTCCCGATCGGCAAATGGGTGCTCGAACAAGCCTGCCGGCAAATCGGCGCCTGGAGCGCAAGCGATATCGGCCCCCTGCGCGTCGCCGTCAATGTCTCCGGTCGCCAACTGGATCAGCGCGGTTTCACGCGCGAACTCGATGATCTGCTGCTGCGCCACCAGATCAGGCCCGATCTGCTCGAACTCGAAGTAACCGAAACACTGCTGCTGCACCATGACAATGCATCGGGCCTGTTCGAGTACCTCAGCCAACTCGGCCTGCGTCTGTCCATCGACGATTTCGGCACCGGCTACTCCTCACTGTCGCGACTGACCCAACTGCACCCCAACACACTCAAGATCGATCAGTCGTTCATCCAGGCCGCCCTGGAAAACGCCAATGCCGCCGCGATCACCACTGCAATCATCCAGATGGCGCACAGCCTTGGCCTGGAAGTCGTCGCCGAAGGCGTAGAAACACCGGAACAACTCCAGTTTTTGCGCTCGCGCAGCGCCGACCTGATTCAGGGCTACCATTTCTCGCCACCCCTCAAGGTTCACGCGTTCGAGGAATGGGTGCGCAAGCATCGCAGCAGGCTTTAG